One genomic segment of Streptomyces sp. RerS4 includes these proteins:
- a CDS encoding SOS response-associated peptidase, giving the protein MCGRYVSTRSPDDLADLFEIPGRSPDPVVPPSWNVAPTDPVWAVLERADRETGVLERRLRALRWGLVPSWSKTATGGAKMINARVETVAEKPAYRRAFAARRCILPADGFYEWQSVPATATAKAYKQPYFIRPQDGAVMAMAGLYEFWRDPAVPDGDDPAAWWATCTVLTTEATDDAGRIHPRMPLALAPADYDAWLDPTEGDPDALRALLTTPADGRLEVRPVTTAVNNVRNNGPELLDRVEAPSGDEGGPAGR; this is encoded by the coding sequence ATGTGCGGCCGCTACGTCTCCACCCGCAGCCCCGATGACCTCGCCGACCTGTTCGAGATCCCGGGGCGCAGCCCGGACCCGGTGGTGCCGCCCAGCTGGAACGTGGCGCCCACCGATCCGGTGTGGGCCGTGCTGGAGCGCGCGGACCGCGAGACCGGCGTCCTGGAGCGGCGGCTGCGGGCCCTGCGGTGGGGGCTGGTGCCGTCGTGGTCGAAGACCGCGACCGGCGGCGCCAAGATGATCAACGCCCGGGTCGAGACCGTGGCCGAGAAACCCGCCTACCGGCGCGCCTTCGCCGCCCGCCGCTGCATCCTGCCCGCCGACGGCTTCTACGAGTGGCAGTCCGTCCCCGCCACCGCCACGGCGAAGGCGTACAAGCAGCCGTACTTCATCCGCCCCCAGGACGGAGCGGTGATGGCGATGGCCGGCCTGTACGAGTTCTGGCGCGACCCCGCCGTCCCGGACGGCGACGACCCGGCGGCCTGGTGGGCCACCTGCACCGTCCTGACCACCGAGGCCACCGACGACGCCGGCCGCATCCACCCCCGCATGCCCCTCGCCCTCGCCCCCGCCGACTACGACGCCTGGCTCGACCCGACGGAAGGGGACCCCGACGCCCTGCGCGCCCTCCTCACCACCCCCGCCGACGGCCGCCTGGAGGTCCGCCCCGTCACGACCGCCGTCAACAACGTGCGCAACAACGGCCCCGAACTCCTCGACCGTGTCGAGGCCCCATCGGGCGACGAAGGCGGCCCGGCGGGTCGATAG
- a CDS encoding SpoIIE family protein phosphatase: MADVQPVPPAEGPGTPAEGPRPRDPTAVVPAVEVPLPAGIPSAGGLLDVLGVAAVVLDAEGRIRLWSPQATTLYGYPPEEALGRPAAKLLVAESHRQEVLSLFAQVMTGRGAWAGTFPIRHRDGHTVLVEFRNMRLQADNGRLFALGLASEQATLRRVERDLALSLRLVDQSPIGLAVLDTDLRYVLVNPALERINAVPAARHLGRRIGDVLPFLDTEAIEECMRHVMATGVPILDQFTTGRIGASPPEVDSDADTRADADTDADADDEHAWLMSVYRLDDQAAQVIGVAISVVDVTEQHRTAVSAARARRRLSLIADASVRIGTTLDLDITARELADVVVPEVADVATVDVLDTILTGARPGEDADDGAVRFRALALKAAYRTQAEAAADPVGDVALYGPARLVAHCARTGRPVLVPHVHPEDLPRIARDQDAARLLGEAGLHSYLAVPLIARGQVLGALDLKRARNPVPFGHDDVLLASELAAHAAVSIDNARWYQRQRHTALALQRHLLPQDPHPAPGLDIAYRYQPAGAADETGGDWFDVIPLTEDRTALVVGDVMGSGINAAAAMGQLRATARALGRLGLEPATVLTHLDAATADLGEALATCVYAVYDPHTRMCHISTAGHLPPVHLRSGRHPRLLRLKTAVPLGVGGVAFSTTSVALGPGDELVLYTDGLVETRDQDIDTRLLTLTDLLAGPHRPIEETCDLLLSALRRPDTHDDVALLIARTHP; this comes from the coding sequence ATGGCCGATGTGCAGCCCGTACCACCGGCCGAAGGCCCCGGAACGCCGGCCGAAGGCCCGCGACCGCGGGACCCCACGGCCGTGGTGCCTGCCGTCGAGGTGCCGCTGCCGGCGGGCATCCCGTCGGCCGGCGGCCTGCTGGACGTGCTCGGTGTGGCCGCCGTCGTCCTCGACGCGGAGGGCCGCATCCGCCTGTGGAGCCCGCAGGCCACGACCCTGTACGGGTACCCGCCCGAGGAGGCCCTCGGCCGACCGGCCGCGAAGCTGCTCGTCGCGGAGAGCCACCGTCAGGAGGTGCTCAGCCTGTTCGCGCAGGTCATGACGGGTCGAGGCGCCTGGGCCGGTACCTTCCCCATACGCCACCGCGACGGCCACACGGTTCTGGTGGAGTTCCGCAACATGCGGCTCCAGGCCGACAACGGCCGGCTGTTCGCCCTCGGACTGGCCTCCGAGCAGGCCACCCTGCGCCGCGTCGAACGGGACCTCGCGCTGTCCCTGCGCCTGGTCGACCAGTCCCCCATCGGCCTGGCCGTCCTGGACACCGACCTGCGTTACGTCCTGGTCAACCCGGCACTGGAACGCATCAACGCCGTGCCCGCCGCCCGCCACCTGGGGCGTCGGATCGGCGACGTCCTGCCGTTCCTGGACACGGAGGCCATCGAGGAATGCATGCGGCACGTGATGGCCACCGGAGTCCCGATCCTCGACCAGTTCACCACCGGCCGCATCGGCGCGAGCCCCCCAGAAGTCGACAGCGACGCCGATACCCGCGCGGACGCGGACACCGACGCGGACGCGGACGACGAGCACGCCTGGCTGATGTCCGTCTACCGCCTCGACGACCAGGCGGCCCAGGTGATCGGCGTCGCGATCTCGGTCGTCGACGTCACCGAACAGCACCGGACCGCCGTGTCGGCCGCCCGCGCCCGGCGCCGCCTGTCCCTCATCGCGGACGCCTCGGTGCGCATCGGCACCACCCTCGACCTGGACATCACCGCCCGCGAACTGGCCGACGTCGTGGTCCCCGAGGTCGCCGACGTCGCGACCGTCGACGTCCTGGACACCATCCTCACCGGCGCCCGACCCGGCGAGGACGCGGACGACGGAGCCGTACGGTTCCGGGCGCTGGCCCTCAAAGCGGCCTACCGGACGCAGGCCGAGGCGGCCGCCGACCCCGTCGGCGACGTCGCCCTCTACGGCCCCGCCCGGCTGGTGGCCCACTGCGCCCGCACCGGGCGGCCCGTCCTCGTACCGCACGTGCACCCCGAGGACCTGCCGCGCATCGCCCGCGACCAGGACGCGGCCCGACTGCTCGGGGAGGCCGGCCTGCACTCGTACCTGGCCGTACCGCTCATCGCCCGGGGCCAGGTGCTCGGTGCGCTCGACCTCAAGCGCGCCCGCAACCCCGTACCGTTCGGCCACGACGACGTCCTGCTCGCGTCCGAACTCGCCGCGCACGCCGCCGTCTCCATCGACAACGCCCGCTGGTACCAGCGCCAACGGCACACCGCGCTCGCCCTCCAGCGCCACCTGCTGCCCCAGGACCCGCACCCCGCCCCCGGGCTCGACATCGCCTACCGCTACCAACCCGCCGGAGCCGCCGACGAGACGGGCGGCGACTGGTTCGACGTCATCCCCCTCACCGAGGACCGCACGGCGCTCGTCGTCGGCGACGTGATGGGCAGCGGCATCAACGCCGCCGCCGCCATGGGCCAGCTACGGGCCACCGCGCGGGCGCTCGGCCGCCTCGGCCTGGAGCCGGCGACCGTGCTCACCCACCTGGACGCGGCCACCGCCGACCTCGGGGAGGCCCTGGCCACCTGCGTGTACGCCGTCTACGACCCGCACACCCGGATGTGCCACATCTCCACGGCCGGGCACCTGCCCCCCGTACACCTGCGCAGTGGACGCCACCCGCGGTTGCTGCGGCTGAAAACGGCCGTTCCGCTGGGCGTCGGCGGCGTTGCCTTCAGCACGACCAGCGTCGCCCTCGGCCCGGGAGACGAGCTGGTCCTGTACACCGACGGGCTGGTCGAGACCCGTGACCAGGACATCGACACCCGACTGCTGACCCTGACCGACCTCCTCGCCGGCCCCCACCGGCCCATCGAGGAGACCTGCGACCTGCTGCTGTCCGCCCTGCGCCGGCCCGACACCCACGACGACGTGGCCCTCCTGATCGCCCGCACCCACCCCTGA
- a CDS encoding PP2C family protein-serine/threonine phosphatase, whose translation MADREGHAFGPTPDETLEAIGTTDDERTTCRELAAFVFRTLCDAAAVDLTDDGRVERVAVAGVAGLLRPPVAEARPAVRAVDEGHPLRSWTLRPGGPPLHGLSVSLSRQGTSYGTLLVVRTGRGFSDHEAAALHFAARVAAVHIRHARRLAATESVALKLQRALVSDPGRPHPNLLIAGRYLPVGPSALVGGDWFETVRLHFGRTLLVVGDVMGHGLDAAVDMNAYRSTLREVASTELAPHRVLRQLDTLVSEDAARRPATCLLARVDPARGVAVYASAGHLPPAVFAADGTGRVLDVPVGPPLGTGFGGYESVAHPLGEGETLLLYTDGLVERRGEDVDISLARLTALRLPGGGTISEAADAVVEGLDAQHAEDDVAVLAARIRSRVPHV comes from the coding sequence GTGGCGGATCGCGAGGGGCACGCGTTCGGGCCGACTCCGGACGAGACCCTGGAGGCGATCGGCACCACCGACGACGAGCGCACCACCTGCCGGGAGCTGGCCGCGTTCGTCTTCCGGACCCTGTGCGACGCGGCCGCCGTCGACCTCACCGACGACGGCCGCGTCGAACGGGTGGCCGTCGCCGGCGTCGCCGGCCTGCTGCGGCCCCCGGTGGCGGAGGCGCGACCGGCCGTACGGGCGGTCGACGAGGGGCACCCCCTGCGCAGCTGGACCCTGCGGCCGGGCGGCCCCCCGCTGCACGGCCTGTCCGTCTCGCTGTCCCGGCAGGGGACCTCGTACGGGACCCTCCTCGTCGTACGGACCGGCCGGGGCTTCAGCGACCACGAGGCCGCCGCCCTGCACTTCGCGGCGCGGGTCGCGGCCGTGCACATCCGCCACGCCCGGCGGCTCGCCGCCACCGAGAGCGTCGCGCTGAAGCTCCAGCGGGCCCTGGTCTCCGACCCCGGCCGGCCGCACCCGAACCTGCTGATCGCGGGCCGCTACCTGCCGGTGGGGCCGAGCGCCCTCGTCGGCGGCGACTGGTTCGAGACCGTACGCCTGCACTTCGGACGGACCCTGCTGGTCGTGGGGGACGTGATGGGCCACGGCCTCGACGCCGCCGTCGACATGAACGCCTACCGTTCCACCCTGCGCGAGGTGGCCTCCACCGAACTCGCCCCGCACCGCGTGCTGCGCCAACTCGACACGCTGGTCTCCGAGGACGCGGCCCGCCGACCCGCGACCTGCCTGCTGGCACGGGTCGACCCGGCGCGCGGCGTCGCCGTCTACGCGAGCGCCGGCCACCTGCCGCCGGCCGTCTTCGCCGCGGACGGCACCGGACGGGTGCTGGACGTGCCCGTCGGCCCGCCCCTGGGCACGGGGTTCGGGGGCTACGAGTCGGTGGCGCACCCCCTGGGCGAGGGGGAGACCCTGCTGCTGTACACGGACGGGCTAGTCGAGCGGCGCGGCGAGGACGTCGACATCTCGCTGGCCCGTCTGACGGCCCTGCGGCTGCCCGGCGGCGGAACGATCTCCGAGGCGGCGGACGCGGTGGTCGAGGGCCTCGACGCGCAGCACGCCGAGGACGACGTGGCCGTCCTCGCCGCCCGGATCCGCTCCCGCGTCCCGCACGTCTGA
- a CDS encoding prolyl oligopeptidase family serine peptidase has product MSEEVPAVSAAVAPVPVAVPVPASDHDHDPYLWLEDVSGDAALDWVRDRNAETVAALTAAPDFKTLEREALEVLDDDARIPYVVRRGRHLYNFWQDADHVRGLWRRTTLEEYRTERPDWETVLDLDALAEAEGEPWAWAGSSVLAPAYRHALVMLSRDGADACVVREFDLEELRFVEDGFTVPEAKTRVGWLDHDHLWIGTDFGPGSMSPSGYPLQVRRWRRGTPLDQAEQVYAGRPTDLSASGWRDHTRGFERDFVSRQIDFWNQELYLLPEDPTAAPLKIDVPDDAVASVHRTWLIVSPRSPWLGHAAGSLLAFDFDAFQAGARDPHALFTPEPHTALAGYSWTRHHLILRTRADVSSRLELLTPGPDGWSRAPLAGVPPLSTASVICTDPDESDEYLLDVTGFLQPSTLHRGTAGSDGEGETLKQAPALFDTTGLAVAQHFATSADGTRVPYFVIGPEDRPGPGPTLLYGYGGFEVSMVPHYSALTGRSWLARGGTYVVAGIRGGHEYGPPWHQAALGARRVRAFEDFAAVARDLTARGITTPAQLGIEGGSNGGLLMGAVLTREPELFGAVVAHVPLLDMLRFHKLLAGASWIAEYGDPDDPADRPHLERISPYHQIRTDGAPYPPLLLLTSTRDDRVHPGHARKMAARLREHGHPVLFHEHLGGGHAGATDHKQTAFNEALVHTFLWERLTPAR; this is encoded by the coding sequence ATGAGCGAAGAAGTCCCCGCCGTCAGCGCCGCCGTCGCCCCCGTCCCCGTCGCCGTCCCCGTACCGGCGTCCGACCACGACCACGACCCGTACCTCTGGCTGGAGGACGTGTCCGGCGATGCCGCCCTGGACTGGGTGCGGGACCGCAACGCCGAGACCGTGGCCGCGCTGACCGCCGCCCCCGACTTCAAGACGCTGGAGCGCGAGGCCCTGGAGGTACTGGACGACGACGCGCGCATCCCGTACGTCGTCCGCCGGGGCCGTCACCTCTACAACTTCTGGCAGGACGCCGACCACGTACGCGGCCTCTGGCGGCGCACCACCCTGGAGGAGTACCGCACGGAGCGGCCCGACTGGGAGACCGTCCTCGACCTGGACGCCCTGGCCGAGGCGGAAGGCGAACCGTGGGCCTGGGCGGGCAGCAGCGTCCTCGCCCCCGCGTACCGCCACGCGCTCGTCATGCTCTCGCGGGACGGGGCCGACGCCTGCGTGGTGCGCGAGTTCGACCTCGAAGAGCTCCGGTTCGTCGAGGACGGGTTCACCGTCCCCGAGGCCAAGACCCGCGTCGGCTGGCTCGACCACGACCACCTGTGGATCGGCACCGACTTCGGCCCCGGCTCCATGTCCCCCTCCGGATACCCACTCCAGGTCCGCCGCTGGCGCCGAGGCACCCCCCTCGACCAGGCCGAACAGGTCTACGCGGGACGGCCCACCGACCTGTCCGCCAGTGGCTGGCGCGACCACACGCGCGGCTTCGAGCGCGACTTCGTCTCCCGCCAGATCGACTTCTGGAACCAGGAGCTCTACCTCCTCCCCGAGGACCCCACCGCCGCACCGCTGAAGATCGACGTACCCGACGACGCGGTCGCCTCCGTCCACCGCACGTGGCTGATCGTCAGCCCCCGCTCCCCGTGGCTCGGACACGCGGCCGGCAGCCTGCTCGCCTTCGACTTCGACGCCTTCCAGGCCGGCGCGCGCGACCCGCACGCCCTGTTCACCCCGGAGCCGCACACCGCGCTCGCCGGCTACAGCTGGACCCGCCACCACCTCATCCTGCGCACCCGCGCGGACGTCTCCTCCCGGCTGGAACTCCTCACCCCCGGCCCCGACGGCTGGAGCCGGGCACCCCTGGCCGGCGTCCCGCCGCTCTCCACGGCCTCCGTCATCTGCACCGACCCCGACGAGAGCGACGAGTACCTCCTCGACGTCACCGGCTTCCTCCAGCCCTCCACCCTCCACCGCGGCACGGCGGGCAGCGACGGGGAGGGCGAGACCCTCAAGCAGGCCCCCGCCCTCTTCGACACCACCGGGCTCGCCGTCGCACAGCACTTCGCCACCTCCGCCGACGGCACCCGGGTCCCGTACTTCGTCATCGGCCCCGAGGACCGCCCCGGCCCCGGCCCCACCCTGCTCTACGGCTACGGCGGCTTCGAGGTCTCGATGGTCCCGCACTACAGCGCGCTCACCGGCCGCTCCTGGCTCGCCCGCGGGGGCACCTACGTCGTCGCCGGCATCCGCGGCGGCCACGAGTACGGGCCGCCCTGGCACCAGGCCGCCCTCGGCGCGCGGCGCGTCCGCGCCTTCGAGGACTTCGCCGCCGTCGCCCGCGACCTCACCGCGCGCGGCATCACCACGCCGGCGCAGCTCGGCATCGAGGGCGGCAGCAACGGCGGCCTGCTGATGGGCGCCGTGCTGACCCGCGAGCCCGAGCTGTTCGGCGCGGTCGTCGCCCACGTGCCGCTGCTGGACATGCTCCGCTTCCACAAGCTCCTCGCCGGGGCCAGCTGGATCGCCGAGTACGGGGACCCGGACGACCCCGCCGACCGGCCCCACCTGGAGCGGATCTCCCCCTACCACCAGATCCGCACCGACGGCGCCCCGTACCCGCCGCTGCTCCTGCTCACCTCCACCCGCGACGACCGGGTCCACCCCGGGCACGCCCGGAAGATGGCGGCCCGGCTGCGCGAGCACGGCCACCCCGTCCTCTTCCACGAGCACCTCGGCGGCGGTCACGCGGGCGCCACCGACCACAAGCAGACCGCGTTCAACGAGGCCCTCGTCCACACCTTCCTGTGGGAGCGGCTGACCCCGGCGCGGTGA
- a CDS encoding oxidoreductase: MTSDKITAAASGTWKLGDLEVNRIGFGAMRLPQTGGALVADAVSRDRGQAIAVLRRAVELGVNHIDTAAFYFSPLRSANELINSALGPYPDDLVIATKVGPGRGPSGEWVEHARTAADLRGQVEENLRQLGRDHLDVVNLRVLGTDSVAERFGALAELREAGLIRHLGVSNVTPEQLAEARTIAPVVCVQNPYGIGMRPEQDAFVRSCGEQGIAFVPFYSIATTARETGARTTESEELLAVARAHGASAAQVRLAWTLSRGPHVLAIPGTGDPDHLDANVAAGALRLTDDDLAALDRLHHAPA, from the coding sequence ATGACATCTGACAAGATCACCGCAGCCGCCTCCGGCACCTGGAAACTCGGGGACCTGGAGGTCAACCGCATCGGCTTCGGCGCGATGCGCCTGCCGCAGACCGGCGGGGCGCTCGTCGCCGACGCCGTTTCGCGCGACCGGGGCCAGGCCATCGCCGTGCTGCGCCGGGCCGTCGAGCTCGGCGTCAACCACATCGACACCGCCGCCTTCTACTTCTCCCCGCTGCGCTCCGCCAACGAGCTGATCAACAGCGCGCTCGGCCCCTACCCGGACGACCTCGTCATCGCCACCAAGGTCGGGCCGGGCCGCGGCCCGTCGGGGGAGTGGGTCGAGCACGCCCGCACCGCCGCCGACCTGCGCGGGCAGGTCGAGGAGAACCTGCGCCAGCTCGGCCGCGACCACCTCGACGTCGTGAACCTGCGCGTCCTCGGCACCGACTCCGTCGCCGAGCGCTTCGGCGCCCTCGCCGAACTGCGCGAGGCCGGACTCATCCGCCACCTGGGCGTCTCCAACGTCACGCCCGAACAGCTCGCCGAGGCACGGACCATCGCGCCGGTCGTCTGCGTGCAGAACCCCTACGGCATCGGCATGCGGCCCGAGCAGGACGCGTTCGTCCGCTCCTGCGGCGAGCAGGGCATCGCCTTCGTACCCTTCTACTCGATCGCCACCACCGCCCGGGAGACCGGCGCGCGGACCACCGAGAGCGAGGAGCTGCTCGCCGTGGCGCGGGCCCACGGGGCGAGTGCGGCCCAGGTCCGGCTGGCCTGGACCCTCAGCCGGGGACCACACGTCCTCGCCATCCCGGGCACCGGCGACCCGGACCACCTCGACGCCAACGTCGCCGCCGGCGCCCTGCGCCTGACCGACGACGACCTCGCCGCCCTGGACCGCCTCCACCACGCGCCGGCGTAG
- a CDS encoding PRC-barrel domain-containing protein gives MGTGIWGHAHGTGYVPGIDLVGYKVEATDGSIGKVDKHTEDVGRSYVVVDTGPWIFGRRVLIPAGLIVRVDAEDETVHLSCTRDHVKDSPDFAKHEREDEPTFVTMIENYYTNPHTGPHM, from the coding sequence ATGGGAACCGGAATCTGGGGTCACGCTCATGGCACGGGATACGTTCCCGGCATCGACCTCGTCGGATACAAGGTCGAGGCCACCGACGGATCGATCGGCAAGGTCGACAAGCACACCGAGGACGTGGGCCGCTCCTACGTGGTCGTGGACACCGGCCCCTGGATCTTCGGCCGGCGCGTGCTGATCCCCGCGGGCCTCATCGTCCGCGTGGACGCCGAGGACGAGACGGTGCACCTGTCCTGCACCCGGGACCACGTCAAGGATTCGCCCGACTTCGCCAAGCACGAGCGCGAGGACGAGCCGACCTTCGTCACCATGATCGAGAACTACTACACGAACCCGCACACCGGCCCCCACATGTGA
- a CDS encoding TIM-barrel domain-containing protein, whose translation MQWTTRHDPPPSLPRPTPPRVRRRARLAALVAAALAAAGLAAAGPATARAATASPGASAAQAAAPAATAGSATGLTQSGATFTVSTTSGAKARVVVARADIFRLWLSPDGSFTDDPARKDLAPTTDFGPVTTAWTDAGAYYRITTGALSIRVNKSPLTFAVYRADDSTLVWQESKPTTWGGGKTTQYLARGADEQFYGTGLRLGEWALRDKIVPVAVDNRWRENDNASPAPFYMSTNRYGVMRNTWAPGSYAFTAPTALTHDENRFDAWYFTGDSLKSVLDSYTDVSGKPFLAPLWGFELGNADCFNASNPDYQGDHNRPRHQTTPDVVGYATDARAADMPSGWFLPNDGYGCGYTTPLKSTVDALRAKGFQTGLWTSTGLGSIADEVGTAGSRGVKTDVAWIGSGYKYAFDGVQQAVDGIEKNSDARRYVWTVDGWAGTQRNAVVWTGDTHGTWDDMRWHVPAITGAGLSALNYASGDVDGIFGGSPKTYARDLQWKAFTPAFMTMSGWGATHPQAGYQDKQPWRFAEPYLSINRKYLQLKMRLMPYLYTMSRTAHESGVPSTRAMVLEHPDDPVARGNLTSGQFMAGDSFLVAPVVSDTSVRDGIYLPAGNWTDYWTGKTYTGPGWLNGYQAPLDTLPLFVKGGAIVPMWPQMNHTGEKPVSTLTYDIHPRGSSTFSLYEDDGRTRAHLTGAYARQRVDVTAPTAGSGTVTVSVGAPTGCFAGQQATRGYEFSLHVASAPTALTVDGAAVPRHATKAAYEAAATGWFHDPADRAGILWVKTGTKAGAFTVTATGTTIPAGSPIPAGSTPIDRSGWSLVSADSQETAAENGAATRAFDGDPATHWHTAWSTGTPAALPHEIVLDLGARHSVDGLGYLPRQDGGVNGRVGGYEISVSDTTADWGTPAATGTFADTATAKTVSFAPRTGRYLRFKALTEAGGRGPWTSAAEISLTGRPAPLPADATLVGAASGRCVDLPHSATTPGTEPTLYSCHGGPNQRWTLRADGRLTGLAGVCLDGADPAKVTVRTCDGSPGQTWRPGPDGSLRTAGQCLAPAGSGTANGTRLTRAACAGTPAQRWTFTP comes from the coding sequence ATGCAATGGACCACGCGGCACGACCCCCCACCCTCCCTCCCGCGCCCCACCCCGCCCCGCGTGCGCCGCAGAGCCCGCCTCGCGGCGCTGGTCGCCGCCGCGCTCGCGGCCGCCGGCCTCGCCGCCGCCGGCCCCGCCACGGCCCGTGCGGCCACCGCATCCCCGGGTGCATCCGCCGCACAGGCCGCCGCCCCCGCCGCCACGGCCGGCTCGGCCACCGGCCTCACCCAGTCGGGCGCCACCTTCACCGTCTCCACCACCAGCGGCGCGAAGGCCCGCGTGGTCGTCGCCCGCGCCGACATCTTCCGGCTCTGGCTGTCGCCCGACGGCTCCTTCACCGACGACCCGGCCCGCAAGGACCTCGCCCCCACCACCGACTTCGGTCCGGTCACCACCGCCTGGACGGACGCGGGCGCGTACTACCGGATCACCACCGGCGCCCTGTCCATACGCGTCAACAAATCGCCCCTGACCTTCGCCGTCTACCGCGCCGACGACTCCACCCTCGTCTGGCAGGAGAGCAAGCCCACCACCTGGGGCGGCGGCAAGACCACCCAGTACCTCGCGCGCGGCGCCGACGAGCAGTTCTACGGCACCGGCCTGCGCCTCGGCGAATGGGCCCTGCGCGACAAGATCGTCCCCGTCGCCGTCGACAACAGGTGGCGCGAGAACGACAACGCCAGCCCGGCGCCCTTCTACATGTCCACCAACCGCTACGGCGTCATGCGCAACACCTGGGCCCCGGGCTCCTACGCCTTCACCGCCCCCACCGCACTGACCCACGACGAGAACCGCTTCGACGCCTGGTACTTCACCGGCGACTCCCTCAAATCCGTCCTCGACTCCTACACCGACGTCAGCGGCAAACCCTTCCTCGCACCCCTGTGGGGCTTCGAACTCGGCAACGCCGACTGCTTCAACGCCTCCAACCCCGACTACCAGGGCGATCACAACCGGCCCCGCCACCAGACCACCCCCGACGTCGTCGGCTACGCCACCGACGCCCGCGCCGCCGACATGCCCTCGGGCTGGTTCCTGCCCAACGACGGCTACGGCTGCGGTTACACCACGCCCCTGAAGTCAACCGTCGACGCGCTGAGGGCCAAGGGCTTCCAGACGGGCCTGTGGACCTCCACCGGCCTCGGCTCCATCGCCGACGAGGTGGGCACCGCCGGCAGCCGGGGCGTCAAGACCGACGTGGCCTGGATCGGCAGCGGCTACAAGTACGCCTTCGACGGAGTCCAACAGGCCGTCGACGGAATCGAGAAGAACTCCGACGCCCGCCGCTACGTCTGGACCGTCGACGGCTGGGCCGGCACCCAGCGCAACGCCGTCGTCTGGACCGGAGACACCCACGGCACCTGGGACGACATGCGCTGGCACGTCCCCGCCATCACCGGCGCGGGCCTGTCCGCCCTCAACTACGCCTCCGGCGACGTCGACGGCATCTTCGGCGGCAGCCCCAAGACGTACGCCCGCGACCTCCAGTGGAAGGCCTTCACCCCCGCCTTCATGACCATGTCCGGCTGGGGCGCCACCCACCCGCAGGCCGGCTACCAGGACAAACAGCCCTGGCGGTTCGCCGAACCGTACCTGTCGATCAACCGCAAGTACCTCCAACTGAAGATGCGGCTGATGCCCTATCTGTACACGATGAGCCGCACCGCCCACGAGAGTGGCGTCCCCAGCACCCGCGCCATGGTCCTCGAACACCCCGACGACCCGGTCGCCCGGGGCAACCTCACCAGCGGCCAGTTCATGGCCGGCGACTCCTTCCTCGTCGCGCCCGTCGTCTCCGACACCTCCGTACGCGACGGCATCTACCTGCCCGCCGGGAACTGGACGGACTACTGGACGGGGAAGACGTACACCGGTCCGGGCTGGTTGAACGGCTACCAGGCACCCCTCGACACGCTGCCGCTCTTCGTCAAGGGCGGCGCGATCGTCCCCATGTGGCCGCAGATGAACCACACCGGCGAGAAGCCCGTCTCCACCCTCACCTACGACATCCACCCGCGCGGATCCTCCACCTTCAGCCTCTACGAGGACGACGGCCGCACCCGCGCCCACCTGACCGGCGCCTACGCCCGCCAGCGCGTGGACGTCACCGCCCCCACCGCCGGCTCCGGCACGGTCACCGTCTCCGTCGGCGCCCCCACCGGCTGTTTCGCCGGCCAACAGGCCACACGTGGCTACGAGTTCAGCCTCCACGTGGCCTCCGCCCCCACCGCCCTCACCGTCGACGGCGCCGCAGTGCCCCGCCACGCGACCAAGGCCGCCTACGAGGCCGCCGCCACCGGCTGGTTCCACGACCCCGCCGACCGTGCCGGGATCCTGTGGGTCAAGACCGGCACCAAGGCCGGCGCCTTCACGGTGACGGCCACCGGCACCACCATCCCCGCGGGCAGCCCCATCCCGGCCGGCTCCACGCCCATCGACCGCTCCGGCTGGAGCCTCGTCTCCGCCGACAGCCAGGAGACCGCCGCCGAGAACGGCGCCGCCACGCGCGCCTTCGACGGCGACCCCGCCACCCACTGGCACACCGCCTGGTCCACCGGCACCCCGGCCGCGCTCCCGCACGAGATCGTCCTCGACCTCGGCGCCCGCCACTCCGTCGACGGCCTCGGCTACCTCCCGCGACAGGACGGCGGCGTCAACGGCCGCGTCGGCGGCTACGAGATCTCCGTGTCCGACACCACCGCCGACTGGGGCACTCCCGCCGCCACCGGCACCTTCGCCGACACCGCCACCGCGAAAACCGTTTCCTTCGCCCCCAGAACCGGGCGCTACCTCCGCTTCAAGGCCCTGACCGAAGCGGGCGGGCGCGGCCCCTGGACCAGCGCCGCCGAAATCTCCCTCACCGGCCGCCCGGCCCCCCTCCCCGCCGACGCCACGCTCGTCGGGGCCGCCTCCGGCCGCTGCGTGGACCTCCCGCACAGCGCCACCACCCCCGGTACGGAACCCACCCTCTACTCCTGCCACGGCGGCCCCAACCAGCGCTGGACGCTCCGGGCCGACGGCCGCCTCACCGGCCTCGCCGGGGTCTGCCTCGACGGCGCCGACCCGGCCAAGGTCACCGTGCGGACCTGCGACGGCAGTCCGGGCCAGACCTGGCGACCGGGCCCGGACGGCAGTCTGCGTACGGCCGGCCAATGCCTGGCCCCGGCCGGCTCCGGCACCGCCAACGGCACCCGCCTCACCCGCGCCGCCTGCGCCGGCACCCCCGCCCAGCGCTGGACCTTCACCCCCTGA